TTGACGTTCCCGGCAATCTTTTTGTCGGCATTCATCCTGCTGCGAACAATAGAGGACGTGGCCAATCTATTCCTTTGCATCATCTACTCGTCGATCATTTCGACTATAGTGGCCTTCTACCAAATTGCGACCGGAGGCCTCGGAGGACTCTCTGGCGATCGGCTGCAATCGACGTTCGCCCATCCGAACGTCTTTGCGTTCTATTTGATCGCCGTCATATGCGCGATTTTGTACTATAATTTGATCGCTCATCGCTACATCACGGCGACATGGCGAGTGTTCCTGTTTTCCTACATGTTCGTCTTGCTTGCCTTTCTGCTTATAACTCAAACTCGGGCGGCATGGCTCGGAATGGCCGCCTTCATCGTCATCTACGCAGTCGGCGTTGACCGCAAGCTGCTTGTGGCTCTGCCTTTCGCTCCGCTTGTCTTGATGCTCCCGGTTGTTTCCCAGCGTTTCGAAGGCATCGGGGCCGAGCCTACAATCACCTTCGAGGACGTCCAAAGCGGCTATGTGGTCGCCAATTCCTACGGTTGGCGTCAGCTTCTCTGGGGACGTGCGTTGGAGGACTCCGCAGACGCCCGCGTGCTCGGCAAGGGCCTTGGCACGCTCGGCAAAAATGCTCTTCACTTCTTCCCGCT
This is a stretch of genomic DNA from Bradyrhizobium sp. CB2312. It encodes these proteins:
- a CDS encoding O-antigen ligase family protein, which produces MNLARAALFWLLATRTSAEIVIGLFGRTSGGDEGGYSLGALFNIAALLIATVALLYWSRSRSKLPILIWAPYLVVAAGSLAYTTELGDSVKLLMSTLTFPAIFLSAFILLRTIEDVANLFLCIIYSSIISTIVAFYQIATGGLGGLSGDRLQSTFAHPNVFAFYLIAVICAILYYNLIAHRYITATWRVFLFSYMFVLLAFLLITQTRAAWLGMAAFIVIYAVGVDRKLLVALPFAPLVLMLPVVSQRFEGIGAEPTITFEDVQSGYVVANSYGWRQLLWGRALEDSADARVLGKGLGTLGKNALHFFPLSEHATEAHSAYVQTIYELGIVGLLGYLILYLGVIGAVFIYRRRAPRLAYIVIGFGVVNLLISYSDNLPYYLSYNWYVWAIFGADFALRFGVLQPAPRRLQTFAEMPSSSATAAQPR